The genomic segment AGGAATCGTAGAgtaggagagaggagaaggacaaaaatgaataatggaCTACATAGTAAGTCTGGGATTCAGTGAAGCTCTGTGGGGTCAAATGTCAAAAGAATACAAAGGTCACAATTAAACCCATACAGCTGTGATGCTGTGACTTTAAAGTCTCTGAGGATGAGAGTTTCAGCAGAGAGAAGGTGGTGAGGAAGCAGGAATCATAAATGGGAGATAAACAGCTCCACGTTTGGGTCAAAGGTGCCATACCAGTCATCAGTTTAGCAGATCTGAGTCCTGGtttcatacacacattttacagGCTACACATGTCTAGTAGCATGTGGGTAATAGCCACCACATGTAGCTGCTAAATCCAATTCTTTCCTACGACTCCAATGAGTTTTAAAGCTGAGGTCAAAAAGACACGGATCCAAGCGTAATTTCTCACTTCGCTGTTGAGTCCTCTCATTCTGACACAACgaataaaaagcttttttcaCGATTTTCAGCAAACATCGCACTCACACCTCGACTCAGTACAGGAGATTTATAGGTTTCATGACCAGTCTTTCAACCTGTGCAGCCCGCATGCATTATTACAACAGATGCCTTTACTCAGCCCATAAAAATATCCTTATTCACAggaaataattaaacatttactGCCCAGCGCAGAGACTTCCCACATTTTCATAAGAGAAACTTAATAAAAGCATGAGTGGTCACTTCACTGTGGCAAAATGATCTCTAGTAGTAAAATCTTGCTTGGggatgctgcacacacacacacacacacacacacacacacacactcaaaaagcACAGTAAAAGACATCTGTGAGCCAGAGATAGAGCACTATCTGTCCAGAATGTCATTAACCACCATGGCTGTAGATTTATGCTCTCTCAGTTGAGCCTGTCGAATTACTCCCTTGGTCTGCAGATCATCTGtccgtccacacacacacacagccataatgcctgcaaatgtatttaatattttcgGGGAAAAGTGTAAGTTAAATTCCTACTTCACATACGTGCACTGACCAACTTCTGAGGAGAGCATCGGGGGTTGCTACCATGGTGAcaacgcagcagcagcaaaccacTAGGATCAATATGATGAACAGTAGAGAGAGAATACTTGAGTtaataaggaaaagaaagggggaacAAACTCACCTCAGTGACTGCTTCATATCCAGGTTGCAACATCAGCACTGCCATCTACAGGCCGACAGGGGCCAGAGCGGCGCGACTTGGGATGTGGTCTTCTTTAGTTTAAGCCACTGAAGTTCAAgcttttttaacattaaaatactTGTTTCCTCACAGACAAATCCATCATTTTGATCTTTGAGTGTTGGATCacaatttcttttgaaataGCTGTGATGTGCGtacaaagaaaagcacaggaAATTAAGTGGAAAATCATTTTTGCACTGTGAAGGCTCGAGTGGAGGGAGATCTTAATATGAAGCAGCGTGTGCCAGTAATTTAATTTTAAGGAAGTTTCACTTGAGTTATTTTTTGAGGTCTATACATCACACAGGCTATCACAAATGAAGCATCCAACGatactcttcctcttcctcatttctCATCCCATAATCTATTGGATTTAGAGCATCACTGCATTGTCTGACTCTGATATCACATCCCTCTCTCCCGTTCCCCTAACTAGTTTGGATTCAGTTAATGCAGAAAAGGTCATTTTTTGTGTGGTAATTAGATCCAAACAGACTaacatgaataatttattcCAAGTTAATCCCAGTACACTCATGTATAAAAGCAACACGACTTTACAACTCTGCTTTAAAAACTTGAAACTAGCAGATGAAACACAGCAAAATGGACAGCAATCGAGAGAAGAAGCACCTCTTTAGCCACCGGAAGAAATATTttaggtaaagaaaaaaaaaaaaaagaaagaaaaaaaaatcaactttcTCTGAATCTGTCGCTCTTGATTTATATACAACATTTGTATTTATGGAGGTTTGTACATGGTACCTCACTTTTCATATTGTATGCGAATGATGTCAGGCGTGAACAACATTCAGCTGAGAAGCTGCTTCAGCGTGGACAGAACAGACATTCGTGAGGCGCTGCAGTGTGTTAGGAGCTCTTGCAGCAGCCTCTACGCTCCTCTTGGGCCTCGCTGGTCGGTCCAGAGGGACTGGATAGTGTTACAGCACTAATGGAGCCACGGGTCACCTCTCTGCTGGCCACCTTCTTATGGATCGCTGGAAGTAACGGAGACATCTCAGTAAACATTTCCAAGAAAACTATGGAGACTTGCTTTGATAAAGTTACAGAGCGTCTCCTACCGGTGAGGACTTCATGGAAAGCCGCCTCAACATTGGTGGAGTCTAACGCAGATGTTTCCATAAACATAAGATCGTTCTTCACTGAATAGGTCGGAAAGGTCAGGcagaaacaaagtaaaaaacagTCAACAAAATCTGCCATTTGCAAAACCTCCAGTATAAATAATTGTACTGACTTCTTATTGTGTGTGGGATTGGTAAATGAATTCACACATGCTTTCATAGAAAAAGTAGAATAGATATAATGACGTGAATAATATAAGTAAACTGACCTGCAAAATTCCTGGCCTCTTCTGAGGGCACAGTCCTTAGAGTCTCCAGGTCACACTTATTCCCCACCAACATGACCACAATGTGAGGGTCTGCATGTTCATACAGCTCTTTCAGCCATCGCTCTGCGCTCTCATAGGTCAGGTGCTTGCTGATGTCATACACCAATAGTGCTCCAACAGCTCCCCTGTAATACCTGATTCCACCAGGCGAGAGCTGTTACTGTAGGTATAGTTTGTATCGTActtgtatatatttgtgtgtgtgtgtgtgtgtgtgtgtgtgtgtgtacccacGCTGAGGTGATGGCCCTGTAGCGCTCCAGCCCTGCTGTGTCCCAGATCTGAGCTTTGATGGTGAATGTGTCCAGCTGAACGGTCCGTGTGCTGAACTCCACACCGATGGTTGTACGGCTGTCAAGAATGAACTCATTCTTGGTGAAGCGAGACAGGAGGTTGCTTTTTCCTACACCAGACTCCCCTATCAAAACCACTTAATGGGCATCAGAAAGGACACAGTagaattattcatttaaaaagtgggatgcatttttttatgacaaatcaAATGTTCGCGGGCCAAACAGTGTGTTTATGTCATGAAACCACATGCAGACTTTCTGTCACCTACACCACCATCCAGACACCATGACATCACAACCTCTGCTTTTTTCAGAATGAATGgaatgaaaatgtatctttcaatcagagaaataaagaaacatgtCTCAAAGTGAGGCAGGAAATGTGAGATAATGTTTCTCAaataggtcaaaggtcagatgaCTTACAACCAAATAAACAAGTATGGAAGCTATTACTTCCTTGTTTTTTCCCTCTATGCCGCAGACTTTACAGTAAGCAGCTACAGCCAGAGCTGCACCTGACAGCTTCATCATCTACAGACATACAAGAGTAAGCTCTCCTTTATCTCCGcctacacaatcacagcttAAGTAAATGCTACTCACCTTTGAAGACAAAATTGTACGAGTCATCAGACCCCATGGTGCACTCAGTGGTGGCAggttctcttttctctctgtaaaTATCCTGAAGCCtcactcctctttctctctctccacactgagagagagaaagagaagagtaAAGGTGAAAACGGAGGAGAAAAAGTTCAGCTgtcccctcctctttcctgtctTATCTTTGGACAGACGGGCAGGCAAGAGTTGTGGGTTGCCAATCCCTCATCAGCTGACGCCTGAGGGAGGGCAGGCAGGAAGGGGCAGAGCAGGTGGAACAGGTAGAACAACCCAAAGCTAAGTCATCAGGAACAGACTCCACCCTCCACTCGGCTTTCCTTTCAATCAACtgactgttttcatttgcaCGGCAGTAAACCTGGCCTAACAGGTGGATCTGTGTGTCAAAGCATGTCATTACTTTGCTCTGATTGTCTGATACCTCCAGGGATGGGGGTAGAATCCATGATCTGGCCTAACACTCACTTTatccttttctgttttaagGCTGCTATGCTATGGACAACAGATGTATAGTAACAAACAGCACATTCAACAGCAATACTGAATAACATCATCACATTAACACAAGTAGTTTGTACATCATTCGGTAATGCTTTACCTTATAGGTTCATCGTTACTTTATCATTTGTAGGACAATCTAGGGCAAACTGGAACAAACTATGTAATATGATAAACTccaggacagacagaggcagagacagtGTTCAGAGGAAGGTGTCTGAGCTCAGCTGACTCTCTGGAGCTGGATTGTTACCAAAGgaatttcctttaaaaaaaaaaaaaacaaagcaaaacccTAAAACAGTCATTTATTATTGGACACTCGaaaaatttgtaaatttgtaagCATTGCAAATAAAACTGTGGCTGATACATCTTTTACCTTTGTTCCCAGAAGACAGATCGCTTACGTattgcatttcaaaatgtaatatctTCATAATCTTAAAacaaatgagagagaaaaaaaaagaactagaAGATAGTCAAATGCCAGAGAATCACAAGGCAACGATCAATTGATACAGGGCAGAAACTTTGTTTTTgaccatgttttattttttttagtacaGTACTGTTAAAAGTTAGTTTCAACATGTTCAATTgggagatgtttttttttttttttttaagctgaggTCAACAGACAAAGCAAAGCTATTGAAGCAGTTGCCAAGGTTACCACAACTACAATGCTGAGATTTTCAAAAGGAAAGAGTAAGACAACCTAAAACTTGATTTTAGAAACATATGGTGCCACCATATCAGAATTCTTTGTAAAGCCTTTccattatttacttttttttttttttactcacttgatttccacatttattttatgcGAGACAAATAATCATTATCTCTAGGTACTAACTGCacctcaaaaaaagaaaaaaataaaataaaatgaagaatctgattaaaataaaggaaagaacgcttgtttgtttcattcatattcattctAACAGTGTCCTCTGCTTCAGAGCTGCTGCAATGTGATATTTGATTACAGTTACAGTTCTGGATGATGTGTGGAATTTGTTTGAGTTTCTAATTAACCTGCCTAGGGAGGGTGTAATTTTCTGACATTGCTCTTACAGGGCGGGGGAGGACAGAAGGCACAGCAGTGGTGCCTCAGAAGGAAAAGACACTGTGAACCCGAGAGGGGGCACTTTTATCTGGAATGACAAATTACAAGTTTAGGGAAGTGTGGAGAGCGTCACTTTCTGAAGCGCTTGCAATAAATAGTGAACATCCTTGGGCAAAAAACCCGCAGAGTAAAATCTGGGTCATGGGTAAGAGAGAGGAATGAAATTGAATTCCTGTATGGACAGGGTGTTCTGTCTGTAGACCAGAAGATCTTCATGTACTGATTTGTGAGTTGAAAGCTAACACACTGTCTCATAAGGGCCCTGTATGAAAGAGAACCAGGGGCCAATCACATCACATGGGTTTAATGTTTATTATGTAAATGTCTATCTGTGAAACTCCAGTTTTAtgtgaagaaaacaatgaatgaacaaatggaTGGGAATCCCTTTTCAGGAGAGGTTTTCGCCCCTTCTCTCTGCACCAGAACACCCTTTAAGGTGAGAGGGGTTCATTCCAGCTCTACAGCAGCACTCTGGAACAGAGATCTGAGTGGGTGATGCCAAAAAGAGAACGTATGGGTGCGCTAGGGAATGATCTCAGAACAGATGTAGAATGAGGGTCTTACCAATCCTGCACGAGTTTATTCTATTAAATTTGGGACCATACACTTCAATTTGTCTTGGTTCTCTGTAGatgctgggtgtgtgtgtgtgtgtgtgtgtatgagtcaGGTGTGTATGAATTCATAGGTTGTGTGTCAGTATGCACTGTATGTCTTTACGAGGGCTGTGAGCCCAGCAGTCTCTCTATAGCGGCGTTGATGTCTCCTCCAGTAGCGATGAGGGCCTGCAGGTTGGCTTCGCGGTTGATGAAACCCATGGCGCTCAGCTGGTCCAGCTGGGACTGGAACCGGACCTCTGGGGTCTGGGTCTGCAGGGGGAAAATCCCCAAgtatgtgaaataaataaataaatcaggcaAGTGTGAAGCATATTTTCCCTGTACATGTACTGCGGGCATGTATGTACCGTTGCACTTccgcctccacctcctccagcaaACATCTGGAGCATCTGttgcatcagctgctgctgggtgGTGTTTGTTCCTGCACTGCTGGGTGAAGATGCCGGGTTCTCTGTGGGCATGGCCCCTCCGGTTGGAATGCCAGGAATTCCACCTGACATCAAACTAGAacaaaggggaggaaaaaaaagcagttcaacaaaaacacacacatatatatatatattttttttattttttatgttcatCTTAGTGTTTGTGTATATACCTGGGCATGAGGCCTGgtgcttctgtctgcagtgtCTGTAGGCCCTGTTGGATCTGCATCAGAGCTTGCATAGCCCGGGGGTTGGTCATAACTGACAGGGCTTCTGGATTCTGCATCTGCAACCAAACAGGAAGAGTAGGAATTAAGGAGAAATTCAATTCACTGTTTaatttatgtgatttttttttaaagcagatgAGCGAAAGCATAGTTAAAGCAATGTAGCTGCCAAACTGCTTCTTATATGGACTGGCATTTATGAGGCCATACATCGCAAGGATTAAGAATCCTTGATGAGAAAATGTTCAGCATGTCTCTGGCAGTACCAATTTTTCATCACCTAGATTAAAGCTTGTTAGAATATATTGCCCCCTACAGGTCAATCAGTGCCATCCTTTGTGCTGTTCCCAAAACTTATTTACCGCCTTTTTAGAAGAATGTTAACACATTAACTGGGATTGATGTATTGGTTTATAACGTGTGTTGtacctgctgcagaaaaatggGCAGTTGAGCTCTAAACTGTTCCTGCAGCTGTGGGTTTCCAGCAAACAAGGGATTATTCATCAaaacctgagagagagaaagacagtagGGGTAATTTGTCATTCCACTCCAGGTTACATTTGCTACTCCCTGCAACTCATATTGGCACCTAACACATATTCAGAAAGAACAAATGTTGAATAAGAAGAACACAATTTCAGATGAACCTATGTATTTCATGTCACTGCTTGTGCAGAACAAGCAAATGAGTTTGTTCACAATGTCAGTTTAATCCATCCCCATCTGTTCTCAATGGGGACTAAATAACTTGGTTTATTGGTCTTATATACAACAGGCCCAACAAGATCCCCCTGTTGCCAATTCATTAAAAATTGAAAAGTTCAAATGTACAATCTAATCCAAATGTGGTAGGCcatctaaataataaaaagctcTATGACTGGATCCGAATATTGAATTTGTGGGTTGGTAATTTATAATGACAACATCCAAAGGTTTTCTGTTTCATGGTATCTGTGCacatatgaatgtgtgtgtacattagtGTTTCACTCCTTACCTGGGAGGCCAACTCTGGGTTTTGGGCAAGTGACTGCATCATACTGCGCATGTAGGGAGCAGACAGCATGTTCTGCATCAGCTGAGGGTTTTCCGAGATCTGCTGCAGTAGACTCTGCATGCCTGGGCTGTTGAACATGCCTTCAACACACAAATGGATGCTGAGTCAAGTTGATGTATGTGTATTATTATACAAGTAAAATCAGTAACAGAATTACATGTAAACAATAAATTTAGTATGCTGTATTGAATCTGggcatgctccatcttaccGTTGCCCAGACTGCCCGGATTGATGCCCAAAGGGTTGGACACACTGGGGTTGCTGCTCCCAGTGGTGTTGGTGCTTCCTGTGGTGGACCCTCCACTCTCAGAGGGGTTAGAGGAATTTGGAGGGCCCCATGGATTAGGCAGGGGCTCCCGGTTCTCTGTCCGTGATGGCTGGGCACCAGACTCAGAGCTTCCACCTAGAGCTGAGAATGGGTTGCTACCAAACTACAGGAAAAgagataaaacatttcaaaacaaatagttgttcacacagtgaagatAACCAAATTTGTAAAAGCAAAGCTAACGCAGTTTAATATAGTGCACACAAACTATGATCTGCTAAGTAAACATTCCCCCAAGGTACCTGTTCCCTGGCAGCGCTGAACATGGGTTCCTGGATATCTGTGTACATCCTCCGCAAGGCATTGTAACCCCCTGGGATACTCTCCAAGTTGCTCAGAGCACGGTCCTGGTTTCGCATCATTTCCTGCATCATGGCTGGGTTCCTGGCAAGTTCCATAGTCTGGGAGGTGAGATTAATTGGGAGAGGAGACTAGTTAGATGATATTGTTTTCAAAACAGAGCAACCAAAATGTTGGATAGAAGGGAAAATAGAGCAGGAACCTACATGAGTTCCATCTAAGCtgatacaataaataaattatgtgaGATTCAGCTATCTTTACTTCTTCACCTGTCTCATAAGCTCAGGGTTGTTGAGCATGTGGGAGATCTCAGGGTTTCGTTCCATCAGCTGTTGCATCTGAGGGTTGGCCATGATCATCTGCCTCATCAGGTCTGGGTTTGACATCATGTTCTGCACTAGTGGGTTCTCCATGATCTGAGAAAGCATCTCTGGGTTGGACATGAGCTGCCTCTGCATTTGTTGCTGCAGTTCCATGAAGTTAGCTGAGCCCATGCCCAGTCCAGCCAGACTTGCCAGGTCACCAAAGCCAGCTAAGGGACAAAGGTGGGTGGGTTATTATTAAACATGATTCACTTCTGAGATGAGCATGTGCTTCTGAACTAAAATAGGctatttgattttaaaatagctAAACGCAGGTGGACTCACTGAGTATGTTGGGCATCTGTGTGGGTGGTGGGGCAGAGCCTGTAGAACCTGCTGTGGAGGGGGGGTTGGTGCTTGGACTAGAGGTGGAGGGACTACTTGCTTGAGTGGAGGATGAGCTAGAGGCTGAGGTGCTACCACCATCTCCTGCCCTGCAGAGGTAATTTATACAGAGAAATTCAGTACTTATACAAGCTGACCATTTGTTTAGATACTCAGTGAAGTTAaacataaatgcaaatgaaaatgcagttCACTGAATGCCACACCAAGATGACACCTCAAGGTTACTGCATTGTCTAGGACCGTTTTGCATGATAATTTTGCCTTACTTGTGAGCTGTCTTTATGACTAGGTGAACTGTCAGGCCATCCTTAATGCCATGCTGGCTGAGGCTGTCACCATCCTTTAAGATCTTCCCTGCAAAAATCAGTACCAACTGGTCCTGTTTGGCTTTAAACCGCCTCGAGATCTCTTCTTTGAACTGCAAGACAGCAAAAAATTCATAATAattgagctaaaaaaaaaaaaagcaataaagagGGTAGAAAGAGGTGAGGAGAGAACTAGAACAGAAACAGGTATTAAATAGAAAGTTACACATCAGTCGTGCTAACCTAATCTGTTTCCCTTCTCTTGCAACCTTCAAGCCTTAAAGATCCAATTTCCAGGAGAGTCTTCTGTTCTTATCTTATTAGCTGTGGTCTCTAAATCTGCTTAATCACAGTTACGCTTTGACGACAGTGTGAAGCatcattcaaaaatgaaatgactttaTCCTAATCACCCGGTCATAGATTTCATCTTCATGTTTTACTGCATATATACATTTTGCTCAACTGGTATGTGCAGCAACAGTTAACAATGACatgtacagaaaacaaaaaaaatgtgttattgaCAGCAGTGGTTTGACTACTTGTGCTATGTTCTCAAACAACAATATTTACTGTTTAAACAAAAGAATAGGTTGAATAGATTTAATTCCACTGGTTACTTTTGTCGACTTCTGTTTGGCTTCATTAAGATGTACAGAGACATGTGTCTGTTACCTAGTCTTGCCTCTTTGGATTTGAAGATTGTGGTGGTAAAATTAATAAAGACCACTCAGTGTAACACCATGTTACAGCCTACAGAATCACCATAAAGTTGAAACAGTGCATTGTTCACACAATTTCAACACAATCTCAGCCCTCATCAGGGGAGGGCTTAAGGCAGGGCTGGTGTGGTGGCCTTTATTCATCTTAGGTGTATAATCAAAGGCCAGCTGAGTCCATCTGAAACATTTGTCTCCACAGCATACTCAGATTACACACATATAGTAACACGCAACTCAAATGTATGACCAGGATGAAAACGCATGCTGAGCAAGTCCAACGTTTAAACAGTGAACAATGACACATACAACCTAACAAAAATGGCTACTGGAGATCAGTAATGACACACGTCTGAATAGATAGCAAACGAGGCTACAGACACGGTGGCTTCATTGTGCCCCCCCGGTTACACTCTGCTCTCAGTGTGAGATGTCTCCGGGCTAGCAGCAGCCCGGAGGTGCCGTATATTCCCACAGAGGCTCAATGACTCAGTGGGAGCAGCAGAATGTTCTAGACTGGAAGCGAGCTGTGTTGTCCACTCAAATCAACTGAAAGTAAAAGCGACTCGACACATCACGCACCCAAAACCCAAA from the Echeneis naucrates chromosome 11, fEcheNa1.1, whole genome shotgun sequence genome contains:
- the LOC115050733 gene encoding ubiquilin-4-like, which produces MADQGAADPGNNNNNKAEASEGTIIKVTVKTPKDKEEIAIAEDASVTQFKEEISRRFKAKQDQLVLIFAGKILKDGDSLSQHGIKDGLTVHLVIKTAHKAGDGGSTSASSSSSTQASSPSTSSPSTNPPSTAGSTGSAPPPTQMPNILTGFGDLASLAGLGMGSANFMELQQQMQRQLMSNPEMLSQIMENPLVQNMMSNPDLMRQMIMANPQMQQLMERNPEISHMLNNPELMRQTMELARNPAMMQEMMRNQDRALSNLESIPGGYNALRRMYTDIQEPMFSAAREQFGSNPFSALGGSSESGAQPSRTENREPLPNPWGPPNSSNPSESGGSTTGSTNTTGSSNPSVSNPLGINPGSLGNGMFNSPGMQSLLQQISENPQLMQNMLSAPYMRSMMQSLAQNPELASQVLMNNPLFAGNPQLQEQFRAQLPIFLQQMQNPEALSVMTNPRAMQALMQIQQGLQTLQTEAPGLMPSLMSGGIPGIPTGGAMPTENPASSPSSAGTNTTQQQLMQQMLQMFAGGGGGGSATTQTPEVRFQSQLDQLSAMGFINREANLQALIATGGDINAAIERLLGSQPS
- the LOC115050734 gene encoding ras-related protein Rab-25-like: MGSDDSYNFVFKVVLIGESGVGKSNLLSRFTKNEFILDSRTTIGVEFSTRTVQLDTFTIKAQIWDTAGLERYRAITSAYYRGAVGALLVYDISKHLTYESAERWLKELYEHADPHIVVMLVGNKCDLETLRTVPSEEARNFAVKNDLMFMETSALDSTNVEAAFHEVLTAIHKKVASREVTRGSISAVTLSSPSGPTSEAQEERRGCCKSS